A section of the Bacillus sp. HSf4 genome encodes:
- the ahpA gene encoding biofilm-specific peroxidase AhpA has protein sequence MAERMVGKQAPRFEMEAVLPNKEFGKVSLEENMKNDKWTVLFFYPMDFTFVCPTEITAMSDRYDEFEDLDAEVIGVSTDTIHTHLAWINTDRKENGLGQLKYPLAADTNHEVSREYGVLIEEEGVALRGLFIINPEGEMQYQTVFHNNIGRDVDETLRVLQALQTGGLCPANWKPGQATL, from the coding sequence ATGGCAGAACGCATGGTAGGAAAACAAGCGCCTCGTTTTGAAATGGAAGCTGTGCTTCCAAACAAAGAATTCGGTAAAGTTAGCTTGGAAGAAAACATGAAAAATGACAAATGGACTGTGCTTTTCTTCTATCCGATGGACTTTACTTTCGTGTGTCCGACAGAAATCACAGCGATGAGCGACCGCTATGACGAGTTTGAAGACCTTGATGCGGAAGTGATCGGCGTATCAACCGACACAATCCACACTCACCTTGCCTGGATCAACACAGACCGCAAAGAAAACGGTCTTGGCCAGCTGAAATATCCGCTTGCAGCCGACACAAACCATGAAGTTTCCCGTGAATACGGTGTGCTGATCGAGGAAGAAGGCGTCGCTCTCCGCGGATTGTTCATCATTAACCCGGAAGGCGAAATGCAATATCAAACTGTTTTCCATAACAACATTGGCCGCGATGTTGATGAAACATTGCGCGTTCTGCAGGCGCTGCAAACAGGCGGACTTTGCCCTGCAAACTGGAAACCTGGTCAAGCAACGCTTTAA
- a CDS encoding YkuS family protein, with the protein MSKKIGIEQSLSDVEAALKEKGYEVVLMKTEDDAKGCDCCVVTGLDHDMLGISDTMTGASVIQATGLTADEICQQVEQKLH; encoded by the coding sequence ATGTCGAAAAAAATCGGAATCGAACAATCTCTTTCAGATGTTGAGGCTGCATTAAAGGAAAAAGGGTATGAGGTTGTCTTGATGAAAACCGAAGATGATGCTAAAGGCTGCGACTGCTGTGTTGTCACAGGCCTTGATCACGACATGCTCGGGATCTCGGATACGATGACCGGGGCATCTGTCATTCAGGCCACCGGTTTGACAGCCGATGAAATTTGTCAGCAGGTTGAGCAAAAACTACATTAA
- a CDS encoding ABC transporter ATP-binding protein: MESLKKLKSFYWPYKKMFVLSLVSMLLMTAITVIYPIMLQLTIDEVILGGEYGLVMWISLGFIAVMTVKGAATFFHQYLGDMFGIRSVYSLRKELYAKLQRLSFKYYDSAKTGDLMSRLTADVEGIRFFLSFGFAEAIRFILLVSLSLSVMFSYSVPLTLVTIASLPFLGAAVYRFDQKVHPAFRKIRKSFARLNTKVQENISGINTVKSLSKEDFEIQNFTHSNEHFRTKNLHASYIMSKFFPLMEFIGNICLVALLSFGGWLVIQNRLNPGELVAFFSLVNYMMWPIMNLGYVINLFSQAKASAERLLEILDEDEEITDRGQPEQSGRLNGDVVFSNVSLRYTKDNAEALHDVSFQAPRGKTIGLIGATGSGKSSIIQLLSRFYEPTAGMITIDDKPLSSYSLKMLRSNIGIVPQESFLFSSTIRSNIAYGKPDASMDDIIESAKRAQAHDFIMELPDRYETMLGERGLGLSGGQKQRIAIARAICLNPSILILDDSTSAVDMETEHRIQLALKEVMRDRTTFIIAHRISSLKHADEILVLDGGKVKERGTHQELIEKNGLYKRIFDLQYKDQQLLNEPHFAG, translated from the coding sequence ATGGAGTCTCTTAAAAAACTGAAATCCTTTTATTGGCCTTATAAAAAAATGTTTGTGCTGTCGCTCGTTTCAATGCTTTTAATGACCGCGATCACTGTGATTTATCCGATTATGCTGCAGCTGACGATTGATGAAGTGATACTCGGCGGCGAATACGGCTTGGTCATGTGGATTAGCTTAGGATTTATCGCAGTCATGACGGTTAAGGGGGCAGCTACTTTTTTTCATCAATATCTCGGTGATATGTTCGGCATCCGCTCGGTCTACAGCTTGAGAAAAGAGCTGTATGCGAAGCTGCAGCGCCTCTCGTTTAAATATTATGACAGCGCAAAAACAGGGGATCTCATGTCGCGGTTGACCGCAGATGTCGAAGGAATCAGATTCTTTTTATCTTTCGGCTTTGCAGAAGCGATTCGCTTCATCCTGCTTGTCAGCTTGAGCCTTTCTGTTATGTTTTCTTATTCTGTGCCCCTTACGCTCGTAACAATCGCATCGCTGCCGTTTCTCGGCGCTGCGGTTTACCGGTTTGATCAAAAAGTGCATCCTGCTTTTCGAAAAATTAGAAAATCATTCGCCCGTTTAAACACAAAAGTTCAGGAAAACATCAGCGGAATCAACACCGTCAAATCCCTATCAAAAGAAGACTTTGAAATTCAGAATTTCACTCATTCAAACGAACACTTTCGAACGAAAAATTTACATGCTTCATATATCATGTCAAAGTTCTTCCCTTTGATGGAGTTTATCGGCAATATCTGTCTGGTTGCTCTGTTGTCGTTCGGCGGCTGGCTTGTCATTCAAAATCGGTTAAACCCGGGGGAGCTCGTCGCTTTTTTCAGTCTTGTCAATTATATGATGTGGCCGATTATGAACCTTGGATATGTGATCAACTTGTTTTCACAAGCAAAAGCGTCAGCAGAACGCTTGTTGGAAATTCTTGACGAAGACGAGGAAATCACCGACCGAGGCCAACCGGAACAAAGCGGACGGCTGAATGGGGATGTCGTATTCAGCAATGTATCCCTTCGATATACAAAGGATAACGCGGAAGCTTTGCATGACGTTTCCTTCCAAGCTCCCCGCGGGAAAACGATTGGTTTAATCGGGGCGACGGGCTCCGGGAAAAGCAGCATTATTCAATTGTTGAGCCGTTTTTACGAACCGACAGCGGGAATGATCACGATTGATGACAAGCCGCTTTCCAGCTATTCATTAAAGATGCTGCGCTCCAATATCGGTATCGTGCCTCAGGAATCGTTTTTGTTTTCATCCACCATCCGCTCGAATATTGCATATGGAAAACCGGATGCCTCGATGGATGACATCATTGAAAGCGCGAAAAGGGCGCAGGCCCACGACTTTATTATGGAGCTTCCAGACCGATATGAGACGATGCTCGGCGAGAGGGGGCTCGGGCTTTCGGGAGGCCAAAAACAGCGGATTGCAATCGCGCGGGCGATTTGCCTCAATCCGAGCATTCTGATTTTGGATGATTCGACAAGCGCCGTCGATATGGAGACCGAACACCGCATCCAGCTTGCGCTCAAGGAAGTCATGCGGGATCGGACGACTTTCATTATCGCCCACAGAATCTCGTCTTTGAAACATGCCGACGAAATTCTCGTTTTGGACGGCGGCAAGGTAAAAGAAAGGGGAACACATCAAGAGTTAATCGAGAAAAACGGTTTGTATAAACGGATTTTTGATTTGCAGTACAAAGACCAGCAATTGCTGAATGAACCGCATTTTGCAGGATAG
- the glp gene encoding gephyrin-like molybdotransferase Glp: protein MLEKRKPIAVYEAAQLVSQFQKQGETEWVHLEESLHRYLAEDVLADHHVPAFDRSPYDGFAVRAADTAGAAREHPLKFEVIDHIGAGAVSEKKLGPFQAVRIMTGAQIPKGADAVVMLELTKAYTEGGRNYMELKRSFKPGDNISKMGEDAEKGSVLLTKGTRITSGVVALLATFGYACVPVIKKPVVGIIATGTELLNVSDPLVPGKIRNSNASMVAAQVEEAGGRPLYFGKISDHFDESFEAVENALDKVDFLVTTGGVSVGDFDFLPAIYEKLGAKVLFNKVAMRPGSVTTVAQLNGKLLFGLSGNPSACFVGFELFVKPSIKTTLLDPKPYPLCAEAVLTKDFPKPNPFARFVRSVVSIKEGTLHAEPVGLDKSGAVTSLADANALLVLPGGTRGYEAGMRAHVLLFRDENGSDQLWPHIFQSSRS from the coding sequence ATGTTGGAAAAAAGAAAACCGATCGCCGTCTATGAAGCTGCACAGCTTGTCTCACAGTTTCAAAAACAGGGGGAAACGGAGTGGGTTCACCTTGAAGAAAGCCTGCATCGATATTTAGCTGAAGATGTATTGGCCGACCACCATGTCCCGGCATTTGACCGTTCGCCATACGACGGTTTTGCCGTCCGTGCGGCCGATACTGCCGGCGCTGCCAGGGAACATCCGCTCAAATTTGAAGTCATTGATCATATCGGAGCAGGGGCAGTGTCTGAAAAGAAACTCGGTCCTTTTCAAGCCGTCAGAATTATGACGGGAGCGCAGATCCCAAAAGGTGCGGATGCGGTTGTCATGCTCGAGCTGACGAAGGCATATACAGAAGGCGGCAGGAACTACATGGAGCTGAAGCGTTCATTTAAGCCTGGGGACAACATTTCAAAAATGGGAGAAGACGCGGAAAAAGGCTCTGTTCTTTTAACGAAAGGAACGCGGATTACATCGGGGGTTGTCGCTTTGCTTGCGACGTTTGGATATGCCTGTGTTCCCGTGATCAAGAAGCCTGTGGTCGGCATTATCGCCACTGGAACAGAGCTCTTGAACGTCAGCGATCCCCTCGTTCCCGGAAAAATCCGCAACAGCAACGCGAGCATGGTCGCTGCCCAAGTGGAAGAAGCGGGAGGGCGGCCGCTTTATTTCGGAAAGATCTCAGATCATTTTGATGAAAGCTTTGAAGCCGTTGAAAACGCTTTGGATAAGGTTGATTTTCTGGTGACAACCGGCGGAGTATCCGTTGGTGATTTTGATTTTCTGCCGGCCATTTATGAGAAGCTCGGCGCTAAAGTGCTGTTCAATAAAGTGGCGATGCGCCCCGGGAGCGTCACGACAGTCGCCCAATTAAACGGAAAATTGCTTTTTGGGCTGTCAGGAAATCCGTCCGCCTGCTTCGTCGGTTTTGAGCTGTTTGTGAAGCCATCCATAAAAACCACGCTGCTTGATCCGAAACCGTATCCTTTGTGTGCAGAAGCGGTTCTGACCAAAGATTTTCCGAAACCGAATCCGTTTGCAAGGTTTGTACGTTCTGTTGTCTCCATCAAAGAAGGGACACTTCACGCCGAACCGGTCGGCCTCGATAAATCGGGTGCTGTCACATCGCTAGCTGATGCCAATGCCCTCCTGGTCTTGCCAGGAGGAACAAGAGGCTATGAAGCGGGAATGCGGGCACATGTGCTTTTATTTCGCGATGAGAACGGAAGTGACCAGCTATGGCCGCACATTTTCCAATCCTCCAGATCGTAG
- a CDS encoding molybdenum cofactor biosynthesis protein MoaE has translation MSERFVITQEPIVIEDVVKKVEKREAGAITTFIGTVREWTKGKRTLYLEYEAYVPMAVSMLAQIGEEIKQKWPGAEAAITHRIGRLEISEAAVVIAVSSPHRKAAYEANEYAIERIKQIVPIWKKEHWENGESWIGDQLETTAYPEGKPDIEAAASNDKRGAEHD, from the coding sequence TTGTCTGAACGATTCGTCATCACCCAAGAACCGATTGTGATCGAAGATGTCGTCAAAAAAGTCGAGAAAAGAGAAGCCGGAGCTATTACGACATTTATCGGTACAGTCAGAGAATGGACAAAAGGAAAGAGGACGCTCTATCTGGAATATGAGGCCTATGTTCCGATGGCAGTCAGCATGCTCGCTCAAATAGGAGAAGAAATCAAGCAAAAATGGCCGGGGGCAGAGGCAGCCATTACCCACCGGATCGGAAGGCTGGAAATATCGGAAGCTGCTGTTGTCATCGCGGTTTCTTCCCCTCACCGGAAAGCGGCCTATGAAGCGAACGAATATGCGATTGAAAGAATCAAGCAAATCGTGCCAATATGGAAAAAAGAGCATTGGGAAAACGGTGAATCCTGGATCGGCGACCAGCTTGAAACAACTGCATACCCGGAGGGAAAACCAGACATTGAAGCTGCTGCTTCAAACGATAAAAGAGGTGCTGAACATGATTAA
- a CDS encoding molybdenum cofactor guanylyltransferase produces the protein MKPVYVVLSGGLSRRFGEPKAFAMWKNKPLYQWCKQAVGGEALILSHPGLTERFKSYGEKTVWEDIEPFRGKGPLAGIYTAMEHEEGDIYVVLACDTPLIRHATIKALTEQLTPESDAVVAVADGRAQPLAAVYHKRIKHIIYEQLLQDELKIKSFLDRIRVKYIEAQAIGAESWEFLNVNKKSDLKKIEAFFPE, from the coding sequence ATGAAGCCCGTTTATGTTGTTTTATCAGGCGGATTATCACGCCGGTTTGGAGAACCGAAGGCGTTTGCAATGTGGAAAAATAAGCCTCTTTATCAATGGTGCAAACAGGCAGTTGGCGGTGAAGCGCTGATATTGAGCCATCCCGGCCTGACCGAACGGTTCAAGTCGTACGGAGAAAAAACAGTATGGGAAGATATAGAGCCTTTCAGAGGGAAAGGCCCGCTCGCCGGCATATATACGGCGATGGAGCATGAGGAAGGGGACATATATGTTGTGTTGGCCTGTGACACACCCCTTATCCGCCACGCGACAATCAAGGCTTTAACCGAACAGCTGACGCCTGAGAGCGACGCCGTTGTCGCGGTTGCAGACGGAAGGGCGCAGCCGCTTGCGGCCGTCTACCACAAACGGATCAAACACATCATATATGAACAGCTTCTGCAAGATGAGCTGAAGATCAAGAGCTTCCTCGACCGCATTCGTGTCAAGTATATTGAAGCACAAGCGATCGGCGCAGAATCTTGGGAATTTCTAAATGTCAATAAAAAGTCGGATTTAAAAAAGATAGAAGCGTTTTTTCCGGAATGA
- a CDS encoding N-acetyldiaminopimelate deacetylase codes for MKLEQLSAIRRDLHQIPELGFQEYKTQAYLLNLLQKYPENRLEIEKWKTGLFVKIKGTAPDKILAYRADMDGLSIEEDTGYSFASVHPQNMHACGHDFHMTIALGIIDHFVHHPVKQDLLFLFQPAEEGPGGAEPMLESDPFKKWAPSMITALHIAPELPVGTIGTKSGLLFANTSELVIELEGKGGHAAYPHLAEDMVVAASSLVTQMQSIVARNVDPLDSAVITIGTITGGSAQNIIAQKAKLEGTIRTLSPASMDEVKRRIEAMVKGLETAYHCKGKVSYPAAYHQVYNSSELVEDFMQFVSENGLAEVIRSKEAMTGEDFGYMLKKYPGFMFWLGVDSPYGLHHAKLQPKEEALETAVRVMTAYFSARAN; via the coding sequence ATGAAATTGGAGCAGCTATCAGCCATTCGCAGAGATTTGCATCAAATTCCGGAACTCGGATTTCAGGAATATAAAACACAGGCCTACCTTCTGAACCTTTTGCAAAAGTATCCCGAGAACAGGCTTGAGATTGAAAAGTGGAAGACCGGCTTGTTTGTGAAGATTAAAGGAACCGCGCCTGACAAGATTTTAGCGTACAGAGCGGATATGGACGGGCTTTCTATCGAAGAAGACACGGGATATTCCTTCGCTTCCGTTCATCCGCAAAACATGCATGCGTGCGGACATGATTTCCATATGACGATAGCGCTTGGCATCATCGATCACTTCGTCCATCATCCGGTCAAACAGGATCTTCTGTTTTTGTTTCAGCCGGCCGAGGAAGGTCCCGGGGGAGCGGAGCCGATGCTTGAAAGCGATCCGTTTAAAAAGTGGGCGCCGAGCATGATAACGGCGCTGCATATCGCACCTGAGCTTCCTGTCGGAACGATCGGGACAAAAAGCGGGCTTCTGTTTGCCAATACGTCAGAGCTTGTCATCGAGCTTGAAGGAAAGGGCGGGCATGCGGCATATCCGCATCTTGCCGAGGATATGGTGGTGGCCGCCAGTTCGCTTGTCACGCAAATGCAGTCGATCGTCGCCAGAAACGTGGACCCGCTGGACAGTGCGGTGATCACCATCGGGACGATCACGGGAGGATCTGCGCAAAACATCATCGCCCAAAAAGCAAAGCTTGAAGGTACGATCCGGACGCTTTCACCCGCATCAATGGATGAGGTGAAAAGAAGGATCGAAGCGATGGTAAAAGGTCTGGAGACTGCCTACCATTGCAAAGGAAAAGTCAGCTATCCCGCGGCATATCATCAGGTTTATAATTCAAGCGAACTGGTCGAAGACTTCATGCAGTTTGTTTCAGAAAACGGACTGGCTGAAGTGATCCGTTCCAAAGAAGCGATGACGGGCGAAGATTTTGGCTATATGCTGAAAAAATATCCGGGCTTTATGTTTTGGCTCGGTGTCGATTCTCCGTACGGGCTTCATCATGCCAAACTCCAACCGAAAGAAGAAGCCCTTGAGACAGCCGTCCGCGTGATGACCGCTTATTTCTCAGCCCGCGCCAATTAG
- the rok gene encoding transcriptional regulator Rok yields MFNEREALRLRLEQLNEAEIKVIREYQIERDNIYAKLRELDRPSSFNDTKKDFRTERKSESLPVLAELAAQEMKSYQQQQQPHTSQKNQQQTSPQASALPAGIPDGTTRRRRGTARPGSKAAKLREAAIKTLKRHNAAIKSSELQKEIEKESGLEIPNMTTFMQSLIKMYPEVKKPYRGQYILEGEISTETETEQQ; encoded by the coding sequence ATGTTTAACGAGAGGGAAGCATTGCGTTTAAGATTAGAGCAGCTGAATGAGGCTGAGATTAAGGTCATTAGGGAGTATCAAATCGAGCGTGATAATATTTATGCCAAGCTGCGCGAATTGGATCGCCCATCCAGCTTTAACGATACAAAAAAAGATTTTCGAACAGAGCGAAAAAGCGAATCACTCCCGGTTTTAGCTGAATTGGCTGCACAAGAGATGAAAAGCTACCAGCAGCAACAGCAGCCCCATACATCTCAAAAAAACCAGCAGCAGACTTCTCCGCAAGCCTCCGCACTGCCTGCCGGAATTCCAGACGGAACGACAAGGCGCAGAAGGGGAACAGCCCGTCCGGGGTCAAAGGCTGCAAAACTGCGTGAAGCGGCGATTAAAACATTAAAACGCCACAATGCGGCAATCAAAAGCTCCGAACTTCAAAAAGAAATTGAAAAAGAAAGCGGACTTGAGATCCCGAATATGACAACCTTCATGCAAAGCTTGATCAAGATGTACCCGGAAGTCAAAAAACCATACCGCGGACAATATATACTAGAGGGCGAAATCTCTACCGAGACTGAGACTGAACAGCAATAG
- a CDS encoding redoxin domain-containing protein has product MKLRQPMPELTGAKEWLNGEVTKEQLIGEKPTLIHFWSISCHLCKEAMPQVNEFRDRYSDKLNVVAVHMPRSEDDLDINKIKEVAAEHDITQPIFVDSEHKLTDAFENEYVPAYYVFDKTGQLRHFQAGGSGMKMLEKRVNRVLSETEQSAE; this is encoded by the coding sequence ATGAAACTACGTCAGCCTATGCCAGAGCTCACTGGCGCAAAGGAATGGTTAAACGGAGAAGTGACAAAGGAACAGCTGATCGGCGAAAAGCCGACATTGATCCATTTTTGGTCAATCAGCTGCCACCTGTGCAAAGAGGCGATGCCGCAAGTCAACGAATTCCGCGACAGATATAGTGATAAACTGAACGTTGTCGCCGTTCATATGCCGCGTTCAGAAGATGACCTGGACATCAACAAAATTAAAGAGGTAGCGGCTGAGCACGATATTACACAGCCGATTTTTGTTGACAGCGAACATAAATTAACGGATGCTTTTGAAAATGAATATGTCCCTGCTTATTATGTATTTGACAAGACCGGCCAGCTTCGCCATTTTCAAGCCGGAGGCAGCGGAATGAAAATGCTCGAAAAACGCGTCAACCGCGTTCTTTCTGAAACAGAACAATCTGCCGAATGA
- a CDS encoding MoeB/ThiF family adenylyltransferase, which yields MHERYSRQIRYQNIGQAGQDQIRKSHVLIVGAGALGTAAAEGLTRAGVGALSIIDRDYVEWSNLQRQSLYAEQDAEKRLPKAIAAKKRLSKINRDVRLYTYVADGNPETLKPLIEEADAVIDATDNFETRMVINDLAQLTDTPWVYGACVGSQGMYMTIVPKSTPCLACLFGEIPIGGATCDTSGIISPAVQMVSAFQQAEVLKMLTGRHEALQTNFVTFDLWANTHFKMKIDRNEECPSCGKTPDYPFIQDASQKKAAVLCGRETVQIRSDMLKRIPKQELKERLAGIGKVEANDYLLHVAYEAFRIVIFHDGRALVHGTNDIKEANSVLARVIGM from the coding sequence ATGCATGAACGGTATTCGAGGCAAATCAGATATCAAAACATCGGCCAAGCGGGGCAGGATCAGATAAGGAAAAGCCATGTTTTGATTGTCGGAGCCGGAGCGCTCGGCACAGCAGCTGCCGAAGGGCTTACCCGGGCGGGTGTCGGCGCGTTGTCCATCATCGATCGCGATTATGTCGAATGGAGCAACCTGCAAAGACAGTCGCTCTATGCTGAACAAGACGCGGAAAAACGGCTGCCTAAAGCGATTGCGGCGAAAAAGAGGCTTTCAAAAATAAATCGAGATGTCAGGCTTTATACATATGTTGCAGACGGCAACCCCGAGACGTTGAAGCCGCTTATTGAAGAGGCCGATGCCGTCATTGATGCAACAGACAATTTTGAGACGCGCATGGTCATTAATGACTTGGCACAGTTGACGGACACGCCGTGGGTTTACGGGGCCTGTGTCGGCAGTCAGGGCATGTACATGACGATCGTTCCGAAAAGCACGCCATGTCTTGCCTGTTTGTTCGGGGAAATACCGATTGGGGGAGCGACATGCGATACGTCGGGCATTATTTCCCCTGCCGTGCAAATGGTGTCGGCCTTTCAGCAGGCTGAAGTATTAAAGATGTTGACGGGTCGCCATGAAGCTCTCCAAACTAATTTTGTCACGTTCGATTTATGGGCAAACACTCATTTTAAGATGAAGATAGACAGGAATGAGGAATGCCCGTCATGCGGCAAAACGCCGGATTATCCCTTTATTCAGGACGCCAGCCAAAAGAAAGCGGCTGTGCTTTGCGGAAGGGAAACCGTCCAGATTCGCAGTGACATGCTGAAGCGTATTCCGAAGCAGGAGCTTAAAGAAAGACTTGCCGGGATCGGAAAGGTTGAGGCGAATGACTATCTGCTTCATGTCGCATATGAAGCGTTTCGGATCGTCATTTTTCACGATGGAAGGGCTCTGGTTCACGGCACAAACGATATTAAAGAAGCCAACTCAGTATTGGCGCGAGTCATCGGAATGTAG
- the mobB gene encoding molybdopterin-guanine dinucleotide biosynthesis protein B, which yields MAAHFPILQIVGYQNSGKTSFVEMLADKLEHSGVKVGCLKHHGHGGEPEALTEGKDSDRFWRAGAAVSGVEGAGVLQLSARGDWTLEKLIALYSLMPIDCLLIEGFKQAAFPKVVMVRNEADGHLLEQLSGTIAVIYRDSQPREVPNGVPSFHIADPGAMSYILNHLKEEGVCLNDSSSPKNRL from the coding sequence ATGGCCGCACATTTTCCAATCCTCCAGATCGTAGGGTATCAAAACAGCGGGAAAACGTCGTTTGTGGAAATGCTTGCTGACAAGCTTGAACATTCCGGTGTGAAGGTCGGCTGCCTGAAACACCACGGTCATGGAGGTGAACCGGAAGCTTTGACAGAGGGAAAGGATTCCGACCGGTTTTGGCGCGCCGGTGCAGCGGTTTCCGGTGTTGAAGGCGCGGGGGTGCTTCAGCTTAGCGCCCGAGGTGATTGGACGCTGGAGAAGCTGATTGCACTATACAGCCTCATGCCGATTGACTGCCTGCTGATCGAAGGGTTTAAACAAGCGGCCTTCCCAAAAGTAGTCATGGTCAGAAATGAAGCAGACGGCCATCTGCTTGAACAATTGTCGGGCACCATCGCCGTCATTTACCGGGACAGTCAGCCGCGTGAAGTGCCGAACGGTGTACCATCCTTTCATATTGCGGATCCCGGTGCAATGTCGTATATATTAAACCACTTAAAGGAGGAAGGCGTTTGTCTGAACGATTCGTCATCACCCAAGAACCGATTGTGA
- the moaD gene encoding molybdopterin converting factor subunit 1, with the protein MIKILLFAHLAEQAGAQSIDLDAEETTTDRIRQFLKETYSLRGTDRAMIAVNEVYTRGNSEVKSGDTVAFIPPVSGG; encoded by the coding sequence ATGATTAAAATATTGCTGTTTGCCCACCTTGCGGAACAGGCGGGCGCACAAAGCATTGATCTGGACGCAGAGGAAACAACGACAGACCGAATCAGGCAGTTTTTGAAGGAAACATACAGCCTCAGAGGAACAGACCGGGCGATGATCGCTGTCAATGAGGTGTATACAAGGGGCAACAGTGAAGTGAAATCAGGTGACACAGTTGCTTTCATACCCCCGGTCAGCGGAGGGTGA